From the Rhodothalassiaceae bacterium genome, one window contains:
- the dauA gene encoding FAD-dependent catabolic D-arginine dehydrogenase DauA translates to MAGPVNRSIDCEVAVIGAGIAGASAAAFLAPHARVLILEAESQPGYHTTGRSAAFLAESYGAPLVRPLTRASKRFYLEPPPGFAEAPLASPRGALYVFDEAARAQAEADAAEFARDIAGVRILDAAEARAMVPVLRAERLAGAVLDPECRDLDVAAIHHGFLRRAKAGGAELVTDARVDSLARDDGHWRLRLADGREIRAGRVVNAAGAWVDEVAKAAGLAPLGFRPLRRTIIIFTPRTVAVDPRWPVVIEIHEDFYFKPETGRILASPADETPSPPCDAQPEDIDVAIAVDRIQRWTTLDVPRITNKWAGLRTFAPDRVPVVGEDPRAPGFFWCAGQGGYGIQTAWAMGRLTAAVVLGEELPPALREAGVRAENYAPDRFLVAA, encoded by the coding sequence ATGGCAGGGCCGGTGAACAGATCCATCGACTGCGAGGTGGCGGTGATCGGCGCCGGGATCGCCGGGGCGTCGGCCGCCGCCTTTCTCGCCCCGCATGCGCGGGTGCTGATTCTCGAGGCCGAGTCCCAGCCGGGCTACCACACGACGGGCCGCTCGGCGGCGTTTCTCGCCGAATCCTACGGCGCGCCGCTCGTGCGGCCACTGACCAGGGCCTCCAAGCGCTTCTATCTCGAGCCGCCTCCGGGATTCGCCGAGGCACCCCTCGCGTCCCCGCGCGGGGCCCTCTACGTCTTCGACGAGGCGGCGCGCGCGCAGGCGGAGGCGGACGCCGCCGAATTCGCCCGCGACATCGCCGGCGTGCGGATTCTCGACGCCGCCGAGGCGCGGGCGATGGTGCCGGTGCTGCGGGCGGAAAGGCTCGCGGGCGCGGTGCTCGATCCCGAATGCCGGGATCTCGATGTCGCGGCCATCCACCACGGCTTCCTGCGCCGGGCGAAGGCGGGCGGGGCCGAGCTCGTGACCGATGCGCGGGTGGACTCGCTCGCCCGCGACGACGGCCACTGGCGGCTGCGGCTGGCGGACGGCCGCGAGATCCGTGCCGGGCGGGTGGTGAACGCGGCCGGCGCCTGGGTGGACGAGGTGGCGAAGGCGGCCGGCCTCGCCCCCCTCGGCTTCCGGCCGCTCAGGCGCACCATCATCATCTTCACGCCGCGCACGGTCGCCGTGGACCCGCGCTGGCCGGTGGTGATCGAGATCCACGAGGACTTCTACTTCAAGCCCGAGACGGGGCGCATCCTCGCCTCTCCCGCCGACGAGACGCCGAGCCCGCCCTGCGACGCGCAGCCGGAGGACATCGACGTGGCCATCGCCGTCGACCGCATCCAGCGGTGGACGACACTGGACGTGCCGCGGATCACAAACAAATGGGCGGGGCTGCGGACCTTCGCGCCCGACCGCGTGCCGGTGGTGGGCGAGGATCCGCGCGCGCCCGGCTTCTTCTGGTGCGCGGGCCAGGGCGGCTACGGCATCCAGACGGCCTGGGCCATGGGCCGGCTGACGGCCGCAGTCGTGCTGGGCGAGGAGCTGCCGCCGGCGCTGCGCGAGGCGGGGGTGCGGGCCGAAAACTACGCCCCCGACCGCTTCCTCGTGGCGGCCTGA